ATTCATCGCCGGAGCGATCAAAACGGGCTTGTTGGAGGCAAGAAGGGTTGCGGTTGCCAGGTCATTCGCCAGACCGTGCGACATTTTAGCCATCAAATCCGCACTGGCCGGAGCGATGACGATGAGATCGGCCTCGCGACTCAGGCGGATATGACCCATCTCGGTTTCATCAGTCAGGGACCAGAGATCGGTATAGGTTTTTTGTCCTGTAAGCGAGGAAACGCTCAACGGCGTGATAAACTGTGCGCCGCCTGCGGTAAGGATGCAGCGCACCTCGGCGCCGCTGCGTCGGAGCAGGCGGATCAACTCAAGCGCCTTATAGGCCGCAATGCCGCCGGAAATAATCAGAAGAATGTTCTTTCCATCAAGAAGCTTCATAGCGACAACTTAAAAAACAGATTTAAACCTCTCAATAGTATAGCAAAAACCCCGCTCAAGCGGGGTTCTTTAATTTATGTAGGGATTAGGCAAAAAGATCACTCTTCAAGGCCGAGTTCATCGGCGGCATCCTTAGCCTTATCCATAAGCTTGTCTTTGGCTCCCTCAGCGGCTTCTTCGAGCATATCACCGGCAGCGGGCTGAATGTTGGCTGCATCTTCAGCAGCATCAATCGCAGCTTCCTTGCCTTTTTCCTTAGCCTTGTCAGCAGCCTCATCGACAGCGGAGGCATCTTCTTCGGCAGGGGCGCTTTCTTCAGAAGTTGGAGCAGCTTCAGACCCATCCAACCCGGCAGATTCAGGGGCGGCTTCTGTACCTTCAGCAGACAACTCACCCGCCAGTTCATTAACAGGCTTAGCCAGACTCTCAACTTCTTCATCAACGGCTTCCAAAGCCTTGCTCATCTCATCTTGAGCAGCGGAGGTCGTCCCCTCGGCACTTTCAGAGGCTTCAGCGGCGATGTTCTGAATGTTTTCTCCGGCTTCGTTCATCGTTTTGGAAAAATCGATGCCCATATCGCTGCCGCCGGCGGCGGGTTCAACAACCGCAGCTTCCTGACCGTCGCGCTGGCCGGAAATGGCCATGACGCCGACCAGACCGATCGCCAGGACAGCGGTAGAATAAATAACGGATTTCGTAAAGTTGCTCATAGGGTTGCCCTTCCAGTGGTATTTTTCATAAAGAACGGAATTTTCAAGTTCGCAAAGAATTGCTCCGTTATAGCGAAAAGTCAAACGAAAAAGAAGAAAAATCTTTATTTTATGAAAAATAATCTAGGGGCGTACGCCTCTATGCACAGCCGCGATACCGGCGGAAAGGTTGTTGTATTCCGCCATTTTAAACCCGGCATCACGCAGACGACACAAAAGCTTCTGCTGCGAGGGAAACTTGCGGATACTTTCAACCAGATACCGATAGCTGTCCTCGTCCTGAGCGACGCGTGCACCGAGTCGGGGAATAACCATATCGGAATAAAGCGCATAAAGGCGGTTAAGTCCCTCCGGCTGTACGCGGCTGAATTCAAGGCAGTAAAACCGCCCGCCGGGGCGTAAGACACGAAAAGCCTCCGCAAGAGCCGAATCGATATGCGTCACGTTCCGCAATCCGAAGGCAATCGTATACACATCCACGGACGAATCAGGCACCGGAAGCGCCTCGGCATTGCCGGTCACCCAATGGAAATCGTTGAGCCAGCCGCGGTCAATCGCCCGGTTCCGCCCGACTGAGAGCATATTTTCGTTCAGGTCGCATAAGGTAACTCGGGCGCCCGGTCCGGCTTTACTGCGGATTCGAAAGGCGATATCCCCGGTGCCTCCAGCCACGTCGAGATAATGGAGGGGCCGTCCTCCTTTGAAAGCCTGCGGCCGGATCATTCGCACGAATCGGTCTTTCCAGATCCGGTGGATTCCCCCGGACATCAGATCGTTCATGAGGTCATATCGCGCGGCCACACGGTCGAAAACGCCGATGACATTATCGGTTTTTTCTTGGGGCGTGACTTTCGACTCGCCAAACCATATGCTCTCCGGATTCTGATTTTGCATCTTTTCAGCCCCTGCGATGATTTTTAGGTGTTAGCATATGAATCTGGTAAAAGCCATGGCCACGGTCGCGGGCATGACCGGTTTGTCCCGCATCGCCGGCTTCGTCAGGGATATGATGACCGCGGCCATCTTGGGTGCCGGACCGGTGGCGGACGCATTCTTCATCGCCCTCAAGCTCCCGAACCTCTTCAGGCGGATCACGGCGGAGGGAGCCTTCAGCGTCTCCTTCGTGCCCCTGTATTCCAAAGCGCTGGAAGAAGAGGGGGAGGAGGCAGCAGATCGCTTCGCGGGCAACGCCTTTATGGTCATGCTCTCAATCCTCTCGGTCTTTACGATTTTGGCCGTGATCTTCATGCCCTACGTGTTGTATGTCATAGCCCCCGGCTTTGCCGATGACCCGGTGCGCTACAGCTATTCCGTTGAATTTTCGAGAATTTCCTTTCCCTACCTCCTTTTAATGTCCTTAACAGCGCTGATCGGCGGAGTATTGAACGCCCACCACCGCTTTGCGCCTTTTGCCTTTGTGCCGACCCTTTTTAATCTGAGTTTGATCGCGGCTCTCCTGCTCAGCAGCTATTTCCCGACCCCCGGCCATGCCATGTCCTGGGGGCTGCTGGTCTCAGGCTTTCTGCAACTGGCCTTCCTCTGGTTCTGTATGAAGCGAGCGGGTTTCACGATCATCCTCGGACGCCCGAAACTGGACGAAAAGGTCCGCAAGGTTTTTCGCCTGATGGGGCCAGGCTTGGTAGGAGCAGGGGTGGTCCAGATCAACCTGTTCTTCGATATCATGATCGCCTCCTTTCTGGGCGAGGGGGCGATTTCCTACCTTTATTATGCCGACCGTCTCAATCAACTTCCTCTGGGGGTCGTGGGTATCGCCGTGGGGACAGCCCTTTTGCCGATGCTCTCAAGGGCGATGGCGAAGGCCGAAAGGGAAGGGCACGATAACGGCGAGGCCTGCGACCTGTTCAACCGTGCGCTGGAATACTGTCTATTGCTGGCCCTTCCGGCGGCGGCGGCACTAGCAGTGATCCCTCTGACCCTGATTACGGTACTGTTCGAGCGCGGAGCGTTCACGGCGGCGGACAGCGCCGTAACTGCCAATATTCTCGCCTGTTACTCCATTGGTCTTCCAGCCTACATAGCGACAAAGGTCTTCTCGACCGCCCACTGGGCGCGCCACGACACCAAGACCCCCGTAAAAATTTCGATCATCGGCATGAGTTTGAACATTCTCATCGCCCTGTGCATGGCCCCAATTATAGGGGTGGTGGGGATCGCCTTCGCCACCGGCATAACAGGCTGGGTTCAGTACATTCACCATATCAGGGTTCTTAAGGACCACCCGCAGGCGAAACTCGACGAGCGCTTTCTCCGCAACGTGCCGAAAATCATTGGGGCGACTTGTGCGATGGCGCTGGCCTTGTATATACTCGCCGTGCTTTTGCAGGGCTGGATTTTCGGCGCAACGGCGTTTTGGAAAATAGCGGCCATCGTGGTCATAACATCTGTCGGTGGCGTTGTTTACGGCGCAGCCATCTTGGGAACAGGGGCTCTGCGAATAAAGGACATCAAAAGATACTTGAAGAAAAAGAGCGTTACTCAATGACAAAGCGTATTTTATCGGGGATGCAACCCACAAGTCAGCTTCACCTCGGCAACTATCTCGGGGCGCTGAAAAACTGGGTGAAGTTTCAGGAAGACCCGACAGCAACCTGTTTCTACATGGTCGCGGACCTGCACGCCGTCACGGTGCCCTACGAAACGGCCGACCTCTCGAAGGCCACGCGGGAAATCGCCGCCGCCTTTATCGCCGCAGGCATCGACCCGCAGAAATCCTTTATCTTTGTTCAGTCGGCCGTTCCCGCCCATTCGCAGCTCATGTGGATGCTCTCCACCATGGCCCAACTCGGCAAGCTTGAGCGCATGACGCAATTCAAGGACAAGGCGGGGAAGAATACCGAGCGCGTGGGGCTGGGCCTGTTCGCCTATCCCGTTCTGATGGCCGCCGATATTCTGGTCTATAAGGCCACGCACGTTCCGGTCGGCGAAGACCAGAAGCAGCATCTGGAACTGAGCCGCGATCTGGCCGCGACCTTCAATACCCGCTACGGCGTTGATTTTTTCCCCCAGCCCGAACCCGTGATTACCGGCCCGGCCCCGCGGGTGATGAGCCTGCGCAACGGCAATCAGAAAATGAGCAAGTCGGCGGAATCCGACATGACCCGCATCAACCTGACCGACGATGCGGATACGATCGCCCAGAAAATCAAAAAGGCGAAAACAGACCCCGAGCCTCTGCCTGAAAAACTCGAAGATATGGCCAATCGCCCTGAAGCCCTCAATCTGGTCACGATTTATGCCGCCCTGAGCGGCGAAAGCCGCGAGGAGGTTCTGAAAAAATTTGCCACGAAGCAGTTTTCGGTCTTCAAACCGGCCCTTGTGGATGTCGCTGTGGAAAAACTGGCCCCGATCACGTCAAGAATGAAAGTGTTAATGGACGACCCGTCCCAGATCGACAAAATCCTTAAAAAAGGCAATGAAAAAGCCAACGACGAGGCTGCTCCCGTAATCGCCGAGGCCATGAAAATCATGGGCTTTTACGGCTAAACCCTGATCCTGTGGGACTTTTTTCCCCAACCCCGAATTTCAGGGGTGCAAAACACCGGATTATCGTTTATGATAACCCCATAAAAGCCGGAGCCTGTCTGCGGCTCCTCATTGAGTTAACATATTTTTGGGATAGCGTTCGTCATGCACTTCGTCAAACGGTCTTTCTTCCTCGCAGCGGTATTGTGTTTCATCGGGATCAACTCGGCAAAGGCTGAAGTGTTCTTCATCGAAGATCAGGTCAACCGCTTCTCGATCAGCTTCCCCGATCTGTGGATCAGAATTAACAACCAGAAGCCGGACGACGAACTGACGATAGCCGGACCGGGCGAACCCGATTTCGCCATGTGCCGCGTCCGCGTACGCGAAGACCGCCGCTTCCTCATCTACCCCCGCAAATTTGCGGACTCGATCCAAAAGGTCGGCTATAGCCGTGATTTCTGGAACAAGTATCTGGGCGAATACGATGACGTCTATGTCGATGACTTCCGTGAGCCGACCGGCTTGGGCAAGGGCTTCGGCAGCTTTACCGAGGCGACCTATACAACGGCCGAGGGAACGATCATGCGTAAGCGCGGCCTGATGTTCGCCTCGCTCTACCATGACAAGGCCTACATCGTCGATTGCTCGGCCGAGGAAAGCGTCTACGAAAAGTGGCGCCCCGCCTTCATGGGTGTCGTGAAATCCGTTGATTTCGAAAAGGTCGTTCACGAACTGCCGAGCGGAAATTACCGCAACTTCATGGCGGACCCGCAAGTCGTCATCAACGGTGGCCCGAAGAAGGTGGACGTCTACCGCTACTGATTTTTTCAGTAAACACTGATCGGTTTTTGATCTTGCGTCTTGTCAGGACGCAGTCCGTGCGGCATTGTCAGGACGATAGGAACCCGCCGTGCAAATCTATTTGCCCATCGCTGAAATCTCCGTCCCGATTGAATCCATCGTCATTCTGGGCGCGTTCGTGGGTTTCATCTCCGGCGTTTTCGGGGTCGGCGGGGGGTTCCTGACCACGCCCTTGCTGATTTTCATGGGCATTCCGGCGCCGATCGCGGTGGGCACACAGTCCTGCCAGCTTGTGGCTTCGGGTATCGGTGGAGTCATGGGGTATTGGAGACGCGGCAACGTTGATTTTCTGATTGGCTCGGTCATGCTCGTGGGCGGGATCATGGGGGCAGCCATCGGGATTTTCTTCTTCCGCTCCCTGCAGTATATCGGCCAGATCGATCTCGTGATTTCCGTCCTGTATATCGTGCTGCTAGGGTCGATCGGCCTGATGATGCTCTTTGAGGGGTTTTTTACCATCATTAAGCCCAAATCGGTGCGCTCCGAATTCAACCGCCTCAAAAGCCCGCCTTTTATTGCCCGTCTTCCCTATAAAATGCGCTTTGCCCGCTCCAAACTTTACATTAGCGCCCTGGTCCCCGGCGCGATAGGTTTTTTCAGCGGTTTCTTGGTTTCGGTGATGGGCGTCGGCGGCGGATTTTTTTTGGTCCCCGCGATGATCTACATTCTGGGGATGCCGACCCTCTTGGTCGCCGGAACCTCTCTCTATCAGATTATCTTCACCAGCGCCTTTTCCGTGATGATGCACGCCATCGTCAGCCAGACCGTGGATTTCATTCTTGCATTCTACCTGATCGCCGGCGGGGTGATTGGGGTGAAGTTCGGCGTGATGTTCTCCCGCAGAATCACCGGCGCTAGGGCGCGGGTGATCCTGGCTCTCATGGTTCTGGCGGTCTGCCTGCAACTGGGAATCCAGCTCTTCCTGCAGCCCTCCAATCTCTTCGAGGTGGTTGTGGAATGAAGGGGTTATTGGCTTGCATCCTTATGTTTTCGGTCTTGTTCGCCTCTGCGGCGCGGGCGCAGGACAAGGTTTTGAGCATCGAACTCGCCTTCGACCATATTGACGTGACCTCTGGCTTCTCCGGCGCACAGATCGAGGTCTTCGGCCACCGGAGGGATAAATTTACCGATGTCGCGATCGTCGTGACAGGCCCGGAAAAAAATATCACCGTCTGGCGCAAGGCCAGAATTCTGGGCGCATGGATCAACCGTTACGCCATCCGTTTCCGCAAGATGCCTCTCTATTATGGATATGCGGTCGGTGAGGGCGAAGTTTTCAAGGACGCCGAATTGATGAAGACCAGCGGAATAGGGTTGGACGCCCTGATGATCGGTAAAGCCGATATGAAAAGCTCCTCGGATAAAATCGGCAATCATCAGGAGTCTCTGCTGGGTTCGATGCGCTCAAAAAACCTGTATCCGACGGATCCGTTAAAAATTAACTATCTCAACGACTACTTTTTCCGCACCCGTTTCCAACTCCCGGCCAGCGCCCCGACCGGAACCTACAAAATCCGCAGCTTTCTCTTCAAGGAGGGAAAGCTGGTGGAAACCGATATGGACACCCTGAAAGTGGAGCAGGTGGGATTGAACGCCTTTATTTTTGAGGCAGCCCACAAGCATGAGGCTCTTTATGGAATATTCTGCGTTGTTCTGGCGCTGGTCAGCGGCTGGTTCGTGGGCATTTTGCGTGTGAGGGCTTGAGTGTGCTAACTCTGCAAAGGAGGAAAATCCGATGACTCTGGCAAAACAGCATAAGGAGGGCGGCATCTACCTTCTGGTCGTGGATGTCACCGCCGAGTTTTCAGTGGCCGTAGACTATGCGGCTGATTTCGCCCAAGCGAATAACGGTCACATCGCCCTGCTCAACATAATGGAAATCGAGCATTTCGACCACTGGGGGAATATTGAGGACAAGGTCAAAAAGGAAATGCGGACACAGGCGGAAACGATGATCTGGGAAGCGGCCGGAAGGATTACCGCACGCACCGGCATGGTTCCGATGGTCTGCATAGAGGAGGGCAGCCGTAGCGACGTGATTCTGGAAACGATAGAGGCCTACCCCGAAATTTGTATGCTGATTCTGGGGGGCGACTCCCATTCCTCCAATCCGGGGCCGCTGGTCACCTATTTCGCCGGAAAGGGTCTCTCAAAGCTCAGGGTACCCCTGATGATCGTCCCCGGCCATTTGCAGGTTTAAGGTTGCATTCGGCTCGTAACGCAGGTAAGCATTTTCCCGAATAGAGGAAGAGGCCAGAAATGTTCATCCAGACCGAAACCACGCCGAACCCCGCCACGCTGAAATTCCTGCCCGGACAGGCCGTACTTTCTTCTGGCACTTTGGATTTTGCCCGGAAAGAAGAGGCGACCCCTTCGCCGCTGGCCCTGAGGCTTTTCAGCCTCGAAGGCGTAAGTCGCGTCTTTCTTGCGGCCGATTATGTGTCCGTCAGCAAAGCCGCAGATACAGATTGGTCGGTTCTCAAGCCCATGGTTCTCGCCGTTCTGATGGATCATCTGGCCACAGGCCAACCCGTTCTCGACCCGTCCTTCAAGGCACAATCTGCTCATAAAGTCGGACAGGAAGACGAAATCTCCCTCCAGATCCGAGAGCTTCTGGACACACGGGTCCGCCCGATGGTGGCGATGGACGGCGGCGACATCGTGTTTGAATCCTTTGAGGGCGGCATTGTGTATCTGAAAATGCGCGGCGCCTGCTCGGGCTGCCCCAGTTCGACCGCCACGCTGAAAAGCGGAATCGAGAATATGCTCCGCCATTATATCCCGGAGGTGCAGGAAGTCCGCGCCGTGGGGGATCATTGAATCTCTCCTTGACCAAACCTCTGGTCCTTTCCATCGATAGCGCCCTCAACGGTTGCGCCGTCGGTCTCCTGGACAGCAAGGACGATATCCCTTTGGCGGCATCGTCGAGGGAAATGTCCTCCGGTCAGGCCGAACACCTCGTGCCGATGATCGAGCAAGTCCTGGCCGCCGCCGGAAGACAATACGGAGAGATCGGCTTGATCGCCGTGGTGAATGGCCCCGGCGCCTTCACCGGAATCAGGATAGGCATAGCTGCCGCCAAGGCGTTGGGCTTGGCTTTGGAGATTCCCGTGATCGGAGTCGGCACCTTTGAGACCATCCTGAACACCGCCCTGCAAAGGGAGGAAAATAGGGGTTACGCCCGTTACCTTGTGCTTCTTGAAACCAAACGCACCGATTTCTACGTTCAGCAGTTTGACGCGCAAGGGAACACCATAACGCATAGAAAATGTGCATCCGCAGAAGCGATCAGAGACGAGCTATCAACGGAAAGGACTCTTCTCCTCGGCGATGCCGTAAAGAGGATTCAAAAAGAATGGGGAACGAACCCGGCCACAATCGCCGCTAGGGAAATCACCTTGGCGGACCCGATAGTCACGGCAAAAAGGGCGAAAGAATTGTTTCTGCAGGAAAATTTTTTTACGGAAATTCAGCCTGTTTATCTGCGGGCGCCCGACGTGACGGTGCCAAAAACAGCAAAAAGTCGTGAAAAGTAAAAGGTAAATATTCGCAATAAAAATATTTATGTTTTTCCTTGCCTTTAAATGACGTTTAGGCGTATTTTCTGCTCCGGGTAAAATTTTCAAATAATCACTTTCTTATATACGGATGAGTAGAATGGTTGAAGCAAGAGCTGAAAAAACAAGTGACAATATTGGCAGGGAAGATCTTTTGGCGATGACGACGGAAATCGTCTCAGCCTATCTGTCGAATAACACTTTACAGGCGGGTGAGATCTCCGCAGTGATAGAGCAGGTTTATAAAACGGTTGCCAATCTGAACACCGAAACTTCTGTAACGGCTGACCGCCCGCAGCCCGCAGTTCCGATCAAGCGTTCCATAACGCCCGATTACATCATCTGCCTGGAGGACGGCAAGAAGCTGAAAATGCTCAAGCGTCACCTCAAGACGGCCTACAACATGACGCCCGAAGAATACCGGGAGCGCTGGGGGCTGCCTGCTGACTATCCGATGGTTGCGCCAAATTATGCGCGTCGCCGCAGCAAGCTGGCCAAGGACATTGGTCTGGGCACACGCGGCCGCTAACTTTAGCGCGTAAGTTTATGAACTCAGCGCCTTGCCGCGATCTCTTGCGGCGAGGAGTGCTTGATCGAAAAGCCTCTGCAAAGACTCGTCTTTCATAAGAACCTGAAGCGCGGCTTCGGTCGTGCCGCCGGGGCTGGTGACGTTTTGCCGGAGTTGAGCCGCAGGGATGTCCGGCGAAGCTTCAGCCAGAGCGGCGCTGCCAATGACCGTCTGCCGAGCCAGAATCATGGCTTGATCGGGGGAAAGGCCGAGTTTCTCTCCGGCCTTGGCCATAGCTTCGATCAAAAGGAACACATAC
The sequence above is drawn from the Alphaproteobacteria bacterium genome and encodes:
- the ubiE gene encoding bifunctional demethylmenaquinone methyltransferase/2-methoxy-6-polyprenyl-1,4-benzoquinol methylase UbiE — its product is MQNQNPESIWFGESKVTPQEKTDNVIGVFDRVAARYDLMNDLMSGGIHRIWKDRFVRMIRPQAFKGGRPLHYLDVAGGTGDIAFRIRSKAGPGARVTLCDLNENMLSVGRNRAIDRGWLNDFHWVTGNAEALPVPDSSVDVYTIAFGLRNVTHIDSALAEAFRVLRPGGRFYCLEFSRVQPEGLNRLYALYSDMVIPRLGARVAQDEDSYRYLVESIRKFPSQQKLLCRLRDAGFKMAEYNNLSAGIAAVHRGVRP
- the murJ gene encoding murein biosynthesis integral membrane protein MurJ; this translates as MNLVKAMATVAGMTGLSRIAGFVRDMMTAAILGAGPVADAFFIALKLPNLFRRITAEGAFSVSFVPLYSKALEEEGEEAADRFAGNAFMVMLSILSVFTILAVIFMPYVLYVIAPGFADDPVRYSYSVEFSRISFPYLLLMSLTALIGGVLNAHHRFAPFAFVPTLFNLSLIAALLLSSYFPTPGHAMSWGLLVSGFLQLAFLWFCMKRAGFTIILGRPKLDEKVRKVFRLMGPGLVGAGVVQINLFFDIMIASFLGEGAISYLYYADRLNQLPLGVVGIAVGTALLPMLSRAMAKAEREGHDNGEACDLFNRALEYCLLLALPAAAALAVIPLTLITVLFERGAFTAADSAVTANILACYSIGLPAYIATKVFSTAHWARHDTKTPVKISIIGMSLNILIALCMAPIIGVVGIAFATGITGWVQYIHHIRVLKDHPQAKLDERFLRNVPKIIGATCAMALALYILAVLLQGWIFGATAFWKIAAIVVITSVGGVVYGAAILGTGALRIKDIKRYLKKKSVTQ
- the trpS gene encoding tryptophan--tRNA ligase produces the protein MTKRILSGMQPTSQLHLGNYLGALKNWVKFQEDPTATCFYMVADLHAVTVPYETADLSKATREIAAAFIAAGIDPQKSFIFVQSAVPAHSQLMWMLSTMAQLGKLERMTQFKDKAGKNTERVGLGLFAYPVLMAADILVYKATHVPVGEDQKQHLELSRDLAATFNTRYGVDFFPQPEPVITGPAPRVMSLRNGNQKMSKSAESDMTRINLTDDADTIAQKIKKAKTDPEPLPEKLEDMANRPEALNLVTIYAALSGESREEVLKKFATKQFSVFKPALVDVAVEKLAPITSRMKVLMDDPSQIDKILKKGNEKANDEAAPVIAEAMKIMGFYG
- a CDS encoding sulfite exporter TauE/SafE family protein; amino-acid sequence: MQIYLPIAEISVPIESIVILGAFVGFISGVFGVGGGFLTTPLLIFMGIPAPIAVGTQSCQLVASGIGGVMGYWRRGNVDFLIGSVMLVGGIMGAAIGIFFFRSLQYIGQIDLVISVLYIVLLGSIGLMMLFEGFFTIIKPKSVRSEFNRLKSPPFIARLPYKMRFARSKLYISALVPGAIGFFSGFLVSVMGVGGGFFLVPAMIYILGMPTLLVAGTSLYQIIFTSAFSVMMHAIVSQTVDFILAFYLIAGGVIGVKFGVMFSRRITGARARVILALMVLAVCLQLGIQLFLQPSNLFEVVVE
- a CDS encoding TIGR02186 family protein; translation: MKGLLACILMFSVLFASAARAQDKVLSIELAFDHIDVTSGFSGAQIEVFGHRRDKFTDVAIVVTGPEKNITVWRKARILGAWINRYAIRFRKMPLYYGYAVGEGEVFKDAELMKTSGIGLDALMIGKADMKSSSDKIGNHQESLLGSMRSKNLYPTDPLKINYLNDYFFRTRFQLPASAPTGTYKIRSFLFKEGKLVETDMDTLKVEQVGLNAFIFEAAHKHEALYGIFCVVLALVSGWFVGILRVRA
- a CDS encoding universal stress protein, with protein sequence MTLAKQHKEGGIYLLVVDVTAEFSVAVDYAADFAQANNGHIALLNIMEIEHFDHWGNIEDKVKKEMRTQAETMIWEAAGRITARTGMVPMVCIEEGSRSDVILETIEAYPEICMLILGGDSHSSNPGPLVTYFAGKGLSKLRVPLMIVPGHLQV
- a CDS encoding NifU family protein yields the protein MFIQTETTPNPATLKFLPGQAVLSSGTLDFARKEEATPSPLALRLFSLEGVSRVFLAADYVSVSKAADTDWSVLKPMVLAVLMDHLATGQPVLDPSFKAQSAHKVGQEDEISLQIRELLDTRVRPMVAMDGGDIVFESFEGGIVYLKMRGACSGCPSSTATLKSGIENMLRHYIPEVQEVRAVGDH
- the tsaB gene encoding tRNA (adenosine(37)-N6)-threonylcarbamoyltransferase complex dimerization subunit type 1 TsaB, translating into MTKPLVLSIDSALNGCAVGLLDSKDDIPLAASSREMSSGQAEHLVPMIEQVLAAAGRQYGEIGLIAVVNGPGAFTGIRIGIAAAKALGLALEIPVIGVGTFETILNTALQREENRGYARYLVLLETKRTDFYVQQFDAQGNTITHRKCASAEAIRDELSTERTLLLGDAVKRIQKEWGTNPATIAAREITLADPIVTAKRAKELFLQENFFTEIQPVYLRAPDVTVPKTAKSREK
- a CDS encoding MucR family transcriptional regulator; protein product: MVEARAEKTSDNIGREDLLAMTTEIVSAYLSNNTLQAGEISAVIEQVYKTVANLNTETSVTADRPQPAVPIKRSITPDYIICLEDGKKLKMLKRHLKTAYNMTPEEYRERWGLPADYPMVAPNYARRRSKLAKDIGLGTRGR